A stretch of the Candidatus Bandiella numerosa genome encodes the following:
- the lpxC gene encoding UDP-3-O-acyl-N-acetylglucosamine deacetylase, whose protein sequence is MDYQQTICKKESISGIGLHTGEAVKLVISPLKEDSGIIFKRSDISTNNIIPAKFFNVTNTKLCTEISNDSGIKIATIEHIMAALWGMNIDNALIEVSGPEVPAMDGSSKEFISLIKKAGIKAQSKKRKYLKILDTIKVTDEDKEIVIKSADNFAIDFDIEFDHQSIGHQNYSLLDSTKFEDEIGNARTFGFLSDVEFLKKNGLARGASLNNSIGLSETGVVNSEGLRCEDEFVKHKILDCVGDLFLSGYRIIGNIKATKAGHNLNNAMLKKIFDNPDSYKII, encoded by the coding sequence ATGGATTATCAACAAACTATTTGTAAAAAAGAGAGTATTTCTGGAATTGGTTTACATACAGGAGAAGCTGTAAAGCTTGTTATTTCACCACTAAAAGAAGATTCAGGCATTATCTTCAAAAGATCTGATATATCCACAAATAATATCATTCCTGCAAAATTTTTTAATGTTACAAATACAAAATTATGCACCGAAATTTCTAATGATAGTGGCATAAAAATAGCAACCATTGAACACATTATGGCTGCATTATGGGGTATGAATATTGATAACGCTTTAATAGAGGTATCAGGACCAGAAGTCCCTGCGATGGACGGAAGCTCCAAGGAATTTATTAGTTTAATAAAAAAAGCTGGCATTAAAGCACAATCAAAAAAAAGAAAATATTTAAAAATTCTGGACACTATTAAAGTAACAGATGAAGACAAAGAGATAGTGATTAAAAGTGCTGATAATTTTGCAATTGATTTTGATATTGAGTTTGATCATCAATCCATTGGGCATCAAAATTATAGCCTTTTAGATTCCACAAAATTTGAAGATGAAATTGGAAATGCCAGAACTTTTGGGTTTTTAAGCGATGTAGAGTTCTTGAAAAAAAATGGGCTAGCAAGAGGAGCTTCTCTTAACAACAGCATAGGATTAAGCGAGACTGGTGTGGTTAACAGTGAAGGTCTTAGATGTGAAGACGAGTTTGTTAAGCATAAAATATTAGATTGCGTTGGTGATTTATTTTTGTCGGGCTATAGAATAATTGGAAATATTAAGGCAACCAAAGCTGGTCATAATTTAAATAATGCTATGTTAAAAAAGATATTTGACAATCCAGATTCCTATAAAATAATCTAA
- the hemW gene encoding radical SAM family heme chaperone HemW yields the protein MNSQSNELSIYIHWPFCKTKCPYCDFNSHESDYIEHDSWKKSYLAEIELNKDLIQNKKIKSIFFGGGTPSLMKPGTVNSIINKISGITDFSNNIEITLEANPNSVDRERFKNFKSCGINRISIGIQSIRDNNLKFLGRSHSQYDALKAIEFAREIFDNYSFDLMYCLPGQQINEWESELNEVLKYVDYHISCYQLTIEKSTKFFNALRAEEFQMPNEEISIAMYKATYDILKLHEIKQYEISNYSRAGYECKHNLSYWELGSYIGLGPGAHGRYIFDNKIYYTINYYNPQKWLKYVDAYKFPIQDKKWISNKQNMMDVLTMGLRLNKGVHESAITNLKSMNDLITKGFLVKGKDNYIKSTIKGRLVLNTIIQMLI from the coding sequence ATGAATAGCCAATCCAATGAATTATCTATATATATTCATTGGCCATTTTGTAAGACTAAATGCCCATATTGTGATTTTAATAGCCATGAAAGTGATTATATTGAACATGATAGTTGGAAAAAATCATATCTAGCTGAAATTGAATTAAACAAGGATTTAATTCAAAATAAAAAAATTAAATCAATATTTTTTGGAGGTGGGACCCCTTCATTAATGAAACCTGGTACGGTTAATTCTATTATTAATAAAATTTCTGGTATCACTGATTTTTCTAATAATATAGAGATTACACTAGAAGCAAATCCTAATTCAGTTGATAGAGAACGATTTAAGAATTTTAAATCTTGTGGAATTAACAGGATTTCTATAGGCATACAAAGCATTAGAGATAATAATTTAAAATTTTTAGGTCGCTCTCATTCTCAATATGATGCCTTAAAAGCTATTGAATTTGCTAGAGAAATTTTTGATAATTATTCATTTGATTTAATGTATTGTCTTCCTGGACAACAAATTAATGAATGGGAGAGCGAGCTTAATGAAGTACTAAAATATGTGGATTACCATATATCGTGTTATCAACTAACAATAGAGAAGAGCACTAAGTTTTTCAATGCTTTAAGAGCAGAAGAATTTCAAATGCCGAATGAGGAAATTTCAATTGCTATGTATAAAGCAACATATGATATCTTGAAATTGCATGAGATTAAGCAATATGAAATATCTAATTATTCAAGAGCAGGATATGAATGTAAGCACAATTTATCTTACTGGGAGTTGGGTAGTTATATCGGGCTGGGACCTGGGGCTCATGGTCGTTATATCTTTGATAACAAAATTTATTATACAATAAACTATTATAACCCACAAAAATGGTTAAAGTATGTAGATGCATATAAATTCCCAATACAAGATAAGAAGTGGATTAGCAATAAACAAAATATGATGGATGTTTTAACGATGGGATTAAGGTTAAATAAAGGTGTTCATGAATCGGCCATCACGAACTTAAAATCTATGAACGATCTAATTACAAAAGGTTTTTTAGTGAAAGGTAAAGACAATTATATTAAATCAACAATTAAGGGTAGGCTGGTTTTAAATACTATTATACAAATGCTAATATGA
- the motA gene encoding flagellar motor stator protein MotA has protein sequence MFFIGLLCLLVSVFVGYLAIGGNIEVLFKPSEWIIIIGAAIGSYIISNPPNVTKEMIKSLKILNKKSPHNKSEYLELLVFMFNFFKFSHSNGLVELENHVDNTEKSDLFTSFPIMMKEQDAREFFCDYFRVVILGFENQMELENMMENDIESRKHHVYAVSQSLIRIGDALPALGIVAAVLGVITAMASVGSDPSILGPKIASALVGTFIGAFTAYGLVNPIGYFISKFKEDEIKFIECIKSGIIAHVGGYPPSVSIEFARQAIPKAHKPTFQEVELEIENRISNKR, from the coding sequence ATGTTTTTCATAGGGTTGCTTTGCTTACTTGTGTCGGTGTTTGTCGGCTATTTGGCTATTGGTGGTAATATTGAGGTATTATTCAAGCCTTCAGAATGGATAATTATTATCGGTGCAGCGATAGGAAGTTATATTATTTCAAATCCGCCAAACGTGACTAAGGAGATGATTAAATCTCTCAAAATATTAAATAAAAAATCTCCACATAATAAAAGTGAGTATCTTGAGTTGCTGGTTTTTATGTTTAATTTTTTTAAATTTTCACACTCAAACGGATTAGTAGAGTTGGAAAATCACGTTGATAATACAGAAAAGAGCGATCTATTTACCTCATTCCCAATTATGATGAAGGAGCAGGATGCTAGAGAGTTTTTCTGTGATTATTTTAGAGTTGTCATCCTTGGATTTGAAAATCAAATGGAATTAGAGAATATGATGGAGAATGACATAGAAAGTAGAAAACATCACGTATACGCTGTTTCTCAATCGTTAATTAGAATTGGAGACGCCTTACCAGCGCTTGGAATTGTTGCGGCTGTATTAGGTGTAATAACCGCTATGGCCTCAGTTGGATCTGACCCAAGTATATTAGGGCCTAAAATTGCTTCTGCATTAGTTGGTACCTTTATTGGTGCGTTTACAGCATATGGTTTAGTTAACCCAATTGGTTATTTCATTTCAAAGTTCAAAGAGGATGAGATCAAATTTATTGAATGTATCAAATCTGGAATAATAGCTCATGTTGGCGGCTATCCCCCTTCTGTATCTATAGAATTTGCTAGGCAAGCAATACCCAAAGCTCACAAACCTACTTTTCAAGAGGTTGAGTTAGAAATTGAAAATAGGATTTCAAATAAAAGATAA
- a CDS encoding divergent polysaccharide deacetylase family protein codes for MKKFSRLNKSSYSVFTIFIFLLIFSIFIGATFYFINSILNNEIVNDIINEDHNIVDDSMKSPNEHHKSEKIAEEITDKFTIKNLPSISILVAGLGLDKEIVDRALLRLPKSISLGFVPYASHFDYADINDRDLLMNIPMETHDYFFKDNGPYSLICKLGVDNNSKRLEYIISKSNDFNGYYTEMDESFTDDIRDLNFLLKRISETNKHILYNDPKEIKSFRDLAIKFGMKDRILRVDSVINQKMSEIELIKRLDDLKLIASARGYAIGIINASVNNIDILEKWIKTVAKSLKYNIVTIDELRGKIIKREVTK; via the coding sequence ATGAAAAAATTCTCAAGATTAAACAAATCCTCTTATAGTGTTTTTACTATTTTCATATTTTTATTGATATTTTCAATATTTATTGGGGCTACTTTTTATTTTATAAATTCAATTTTAAATAATGAAATAGTAAATGATATTATTAATGAAGATCATAATATTGTTGATGACAGTATGAAAAGTCCAAATGAACATCATAAAAGTGAAAAAATTGCAGAGGAAATAACTGATAAATTTACCATTAAAAATTTACCTAGTATATCCATATTGGTTGCGGGGTTAGGGTTAGATAAAGAGATTGTTGATAGGGCTCTTCTCAGATTACCTAAGTCAATTTCACTTGGATTTGTTCCTTATGCGAGCCATTTTGATTACGCTGATATTAATGATAGAGATTTGTTGATGAATATTCCTATGGAGACACATGATTATTTTTTTAAAGATAACGGTCCTTATTCATTGATTTGTAAACTTGGAGTAGATAATAATTCGAAAAGATTGGAATATATTATATCTAAATCAAATGACTTTAATGGATATTATACCGAGATGGATGAATCGTTTACTGATGATATAAGAGACCTAAATTTTTTACTTAAAAGAATTAGTGAAACTAATAAACACATTTTGTACAACGATCCAAAGGAAATAAAATCTTTTAGAGACTTAGCAATAAAGTTTGGCATGAAGGATAGGATATTAAGAGTAGACAGCGTTATAAATCAAAAAATGTCAGAGATAGAATTAATAAAAAGACTAGATGATTTAAAATTAATTGCTAGTGCCAGAGGGTATGCTATCGGAATTATAAATGCTAGTGTAAATAATATTGATATCTTGGAAAAGTGGATTAAAACAGTTGCTAAAAGTCTAAAGTATAATATAGTTACAATTGATGAGTTAAGAGGTAAGATTATAAAACGTGAGGTTACAAAATAA
- the nth gene encoding endonuclease III, with the protein MLRKNVDEIFDRLSKQRPSPKIELEYKNNFTLFVAVVLSAQSTDKGVNKVTPALFQIADDPYKMLMLGEGGLKDHIKSIGLYNSKAKNIINACQIMVDEYNSQLPDNFEDLRKLPGVGRKSANVLLNSLFNEPTIAVDTHVFRVSNRLGLCKTKTPDATEFALNKKILVRWKKYAHHWLVLHGRYICKARKPICGECVIYDLCKFKDKN; encoded by the coding sequence ATGCTGAGAAAGAATGTAGATGAAATTTTTGATAGGCTAAGCAAACAACGACCAAGTCCAAAAATTGAATTAGAATACAAAAATAATTTTACATTGTTCGTTGCAGTAGTTCTCTCAGCTCAATCAACTGATAAGGGAGTTAATAAAGTAACTCCGGCATTATTTCAGATCGCAGATGATCCGTATAAAATGCTTATGTTAGGGGAGGGGGGGCTAAAGGATCATATAAAAAGCATTGGGCTTTATAATTCGAAAGCAAAAAATATTATAAATGCTTGCCAAATTATGGTTGATGAGTATAATAGCCAACTTCCAGATAATTTTGAAGACCTCCGCAAGTTACCAGGTGTAGGTAGGAAGAGTGCTAATGTGCTACTCAATTCGCTCTTTAATGAACCAACCATAGCTGTTGATACACATGTTTTTAGAGTGAGCAATCGCTTAGGTTTATGTAAAACTAAAACTCCAGATGCCACAGAATTTGCACTAAATAAAAAAATATTGGTTAGGTGGAAAAAATATGCACACCATTGGTTAGTTTTGCATGGCAGATACATTTGTAAAGCAAGAAAACCAATATGTGGGGAGTGTGTTATATATGATTTATGTAAATTTAAAGATAAAAATTAA
- the typA gene encoding translational GTPase TypA translates to MSEIRNVAIIAHVDHGKTTLIDNMLKQSGTFRDNQEVETRIMDCNDIERERGITILAKCTSMNYEGVKYNIIDTPGHADFGGEVERVLSMVDSAILLVDASEGAMPQTKFVLSKALSIGLRPIVVINKVDRSDSRIDEVLDEVFDLFYSLDATEEQLDFPILYAVGRDGWASEKNEKGENLKPLFSKIKTHVPKPNVDKSAPFSMLASILTADSYLGRILIGKVYSGSAKVGDNIKSIDLNGKIIENTKLTKLFGFKGIEKIPIEIAEAGDIVAISGIEKTSVADTICNNAITTPIQSTPIDPPTMAITISVNSSPLAGLEGSKVTSRIILARLEKEAESNITITLKISENGENFEIGGRGELQLGVLIENMRREGFELSVSRPRVLFKKDDKGKTLEPIEEVLIDVDETHSGIVIEKLSLRKAELKEMKPSTGGKTRLIFHAPSRGLIGYQNEFRNDTRGTGIINRIFHSYQEYRGDIISRRNGALISNSNGESVAYALWNLEDRGDLFIPPRTKIYEGMIIGEHNRDNDLEVNPIKGKQLSNMRASGTDESIRLTPYKIFTLEETLSYIKDDELIEVTPDNIRLRKSILCPNERKKASRK, encoded by the coding sequence ATGTCAGAGATTCGTAACGTTGCAATTATAGCCCATGTAGATCATGGTAAGACCACACTTATCGATAATATGCTCAAACAAAGTGGTACCTTTCGAGATAATCAAGAGGTAGAAACTAGAATAATGGATTGTAACGATATTGAGCGCGAGCGAGGCATAACAATTCTTGCTAAATGTACCTCTATGAATTATGAGGGGGTGAAGTATAATATAATAGATACACCTGGTCACGCTGATTTTGGTGGTGAGGTAGAAAGAGTTTTATCTATGGTTGACAGCGCAATATTATTGGTTGATGCATCAGAAGGAGCAATGCCACAAACAAAATTTGTATTGTCAAAAGCACTTTCAATAGGTTTAAGGCCAATAGTAGTAATAAATAAAGTTGATAGATCTGACAGTAGAATTGATGAAGTCCTAGATGAAGTTTTTGATTTATTTTATTCTCTGGATGCAACAGAAGAGCAATTAGATTTTCCGATATTATATGCTGTTGGAAGAGATGGTTGGGCATCCGAAAAAAATGAAAAAGGAGAAAATTTAAAACCACTCTTTTCAAAGATAAAGACACATGTTCCTAAACCTAATGTTGATAAATCTGCCCCATTTTCAATGCTTGCAAGTATATTAACTGCAGACTCATATTTGGGGAGAATTTTAATTGGTAAGGTATATTCAGGTTCAGCTAAAGTTGGGGATAATATTAAATCAATAGATTTAAATGGGAAAATTATAGAAAACACAAAACTTACAAAACTTTTTGGGTTTAAAGGAATAGAAAAAATACCAATTGAAATTGCTGAAGCAGGAGATATTGTAGCAATTTCTGGAATAGAAAAAACCTCTGTGGCAGATACTATATGTAATAATGCTATCACTACACCTATACAATCCACCCCTATTGATCCTCCAACTATGGCTATTACAATAAGCGTAAATAGCTCACCTTTAGCTGGTCTTGAGGGATCAAAAGTTACATCAAGGATAATTTTAGCGAGACTTGAAAAAGAAGCTGAAAGCAATATAACCATCACTTTAAAAATTTCAGAAAATGGTGAAAATTTTGAAATTGGTGGTAGAGGTGAATTACAATTAGGTGTTTTAATCGAAAATATGCGTAGAGAAGGTTTTGAGTTATCAGTTTCAAGGCCTAGAGTATTATTTAAAAAAGATGATAAGGGTAAAACCTTAGAACCTATTGAGGAAGTGTTAATTGATGTAGACGAAACACATAGTGGAATAGTAATTGAAAAACTCTCACTGAGAAAAGCTGAATTAAAAGAAATGAAGCCTTCAACTGGTGGAAAAACTAGGTTAATTTTTCATGCTCCATCTAGGGGTTTGATTGGTTATCAGAATGAGTTCCGTAATGATACAAGGGGTACTGGTATCATAAATAGGATATTTCATTCTTATCAGGAATATAGGGGAGACATTATATCAAGAAGAAATGGGGCTTTGATTTCAAATTCAAACGGAGAATCCGTCGCCTACGCTTTATGGAATTTAGAAGACAGAGGTGATTTATTTATACCACCAAGAACTAAAATTTATGAGGGTATGATAATAGGCGAACATAATAGAGATAATGATTTAGAGGTAAATCCTATTAAGGGTAAACAACTTAGTAATATGAGAGCCTCTGGAACAGATGAAAGCATAAGGTTAACTCCATACAAAATTTTTACACTTGAAGAAACTTTATCCTACATTAAAGATGATGAGCTCATTGAGGTTACCCCTGATAATATTCGCCTTCGTAAGTCAATATTATGCCCAAATGAAAGAAAAAAAGCATCTAGAAAGTAA
- a CDS encoding flagellar motor protein MotB, whose protein sequence is MKKSKFDKSIIIRKRKFNNHNAFHGGSWKLAYADFVTALMAFFLLLWLLSSASNKKLETIAQYFVPTLSFLKNDLKPKDNDYQYNSKIGIQYGVKRVGDIVDIQQDGEKINVDEMNNKIFLKIESDINSMLENSQDINNSVSYKNTVSGVEITINDQDNKPLFELGSAKLTDYAKKTIDKIITYIKYSPNLIQISGYTDKSNQNTFAEYGNWELSFDRADSARKYLLINNISSERIHSVIARADTDLADQNNPYSALNRRITIMLLRNSAIENYKISAPISAPVN, encoded by the coding sequence ATGAAAAAGAGTAAATTTGACAAATCAATTATAATTAGGAAAAGAAAATTTAATAACCATAATGCCTTTCACGGTGGTTCCTGGAAATTAGCTTATGCAGACTTTGTTACTGCGTTAATGGCGTTTTTTTTACTTTTGTGGCTATTAAGTAGCGCATCAAACAAAAAACTGGAAACTATTGCGCAGTATTTCGTACCAACGTTAAGTTTCCTAAAAAACGATCTCAAACCCAAAGACAATGATTATCAATACAATAGTAAAATAGGTATACAGTACGGTGTTAAACGCGTTGGTGACATTGTTGATATACAACAAGATGGTGAAAAAATTAATGTTGACGAAATGAATAACAAGATATTTTTAAAAATTGAATCAGATATAAATTCAATGCTAGAAAATAGTCAGGATATCAATAATAGCGTTTCCTATAAAAATACCGTCAGTGGAGTAGAAATCACAATTAATGACCAAGACAATAAGCCTTTATTCGAGCTTGGTAGTGCTAAATTAACGGATTATGCAAAAAAGACCATCGACAAAATAATAACATATATAAAATATTCTCCCAATCTAATACAGATAAGTGGATACACAGATAAATCTAACCAAAATACGTTTGCAGAATATGGAAATTGGGAATTATCATTTGATAGAGCAGACTCTGCAAGAAAATATCTATTAATTAATAATATTTCTTCTGAAAGAATTCATTCAGTGATTGCTCGAGCTGATACTGATTTGGCTGACCAAAATAATCCATATTCCGCCCTAAATAGAAGAATTACAATCATGCTATTAAGAAATTCTGCAATTGAAAATTACAAAATTTCTGCACCAATATCTGCACCAGTAAATTAG
- the fumC gene encoding class II fumarate hydratase encodes MQKFRIEYDTMGAIKVPSDKYWGAQAERSLENFKIGYEKMPKALIYALAKQKKAAALSNQELGMLEPYIAKAIFSAVDRVLSGKLDDNFPLSVWQTGSGTQTNMNMNEVLSNLAIEELNGQVGSKEPVHPNDHVNMSQSSNDTFPTAMHIAAVTEINDRLLPALRYIRNVLQVKIEEFEGIVKIGRTHLQDATPITLSQEFSGYLAQINNNIVRVEKSLPNLLQLAQGGTAVGTGINCSERFINCFIKYINEITGLKFITAENKFEALASCDALVEASGVLNTLAASLMKIANDIRFLASGPRCGLGELILPANEPGSSIMPGKVNPTQCEAITMVAAQVMGNHTTITIAGSNGHFELNVFRPVIIYNFLQSIQLLSDSLSSFTRNCLLGIEANREKIDKSLHESLMLVTALNPHIGYDNAAKIAKNAYEKNITLKKSGVSLGLISEEDFDKWVKPKEMVKLKL; translated from the coding sequence ATGCAAAAATTTAGAATAGAATACGATACAATGGGAGCAATTAAAGTTCCAAGTGATAAATATTGGGGTGCTCAAGCTGAAAGGTCTTTGGAAAATTTTAAAATTGGTTATGAAAAAATGCCAAAAGCACTGATATATGCTTTGGCAAAACAAAAAAAAGCTGCTGCACTTTCCAATCAAGAGCTAGGGATGCTTGAACCATATATTGCCAAAGCTATTTTTTCTGCTGTTGATAGGGTATTATCAGGTAAGTTGGATGATAATTTTCCTTTATCAGTTTGGCAAACAGGCTCGGGCACTCAAACTAATATGAATATGAACGAAGTTTTATCCAATCTAGCCATTGAGGAATTAAATGGACAAGTTGGAAGTAAAGAGCCTGTTCATCCAAATGATCATGTAAATATGAGTCAGTCATCAAATGACACTTTTCCAACAGCAATGCATATAGCGGCAGTAACTGAAATTAATGATAGATTGCTACCGGCTCTTAGGTATATCAGAAATGTGTTACAGGTTAAAATTGAAGAGTTTGAGGGGATAGTTAAAATCGGTAGAACTCATCTTCAGGATGCAACGCCTATTACACTGTCACAAGAGTTTTCAGGTTATTTAGCTCAAATCAACAATAATATTGTAAGAGTCGAGAAAAGTTTACCAAATTTGTTACAGCTTGCACAAGGTGGCACAGCTGTTGGGACGGGAATTAATTGTAGTGAGAGATTTATTAATTGTTTTATAAAATACATAAATGAAATAACGGGATTAAAATTTATAACTGCAGAAAATAAATTTGAGGCCCTTGCCAGCTGTGATGCGCTTGTTGAAGCAAGCGGAGTACTAAATACTTTGGCAGCTAGTTTGATGAAAATTGCAAATGACATAAGATTCTTAGCATCTGGACCTAGATGTGGACTGGGAGAATTAATATTACCTGCAAATGAACCAGGTTCTTCGATTATGCCAGGTAAGGTCAATCCTACTCAGTGTGAAGCAATTACAATGGTGGCAGCTCAAGTTATGGGTAATCATACCACAATAACAATTGCAGGCTCAAATGGGCATTTTGAATTAAATGTATTTAGACCAGTAATAATTTATAATTTTTTGCAATCTATACAGTTATTATCTGATTCATTAAGTAGTTTTACTCGCAATTGCTTATTGGGGATAGAAGCTAATCGAGAAAAAATTGATAAATCACTTCATGAATCTTTAATGCTAGTTACTGCGCTTAATCCTCATATTGGCTATGATAATGCTGCAAAAATAGCTAAAAATGCATATGAAAAAAACATAACACTCAAAAAATCTGGTGTATCACTTGGATTAATATCTGAAGAAGATTTTGATAAGTGGGTTAAACCAAAGGAAATGGTGAAATTAAAATTGTAA
- the lnt gene encoding apolipoprotein N-acyltransferase, whose product MNIANYYILISPLLGLSLTLAFFPTSVFPFIVSLGIFAFILKKINGNLRLFLHGLLFGYGFFIIQTYWIPFSIYKANINMEWAVPFLSLLIPIPFAALIGILAILTKYVRHNNIIYSINFAFLWVILEYSRSNVFFPFKWGLLGYTAIYVPWFNNILAYVGSYGVSFLLALFSTSLFTKNKRFIISNILLCVCVCIIGELRKEEKNNELKDDHEIKIRLVQPNIQQPHYGDSEKQAYIFETLSKLTLSPGFESMQYIFWPEASFPYPIIENSKWLDVLKNFVPMDKIENSALIFGTDRLEKNEEKLLSYNSLIALNYKGEILGYYDKRILVPFGEYMPYKNTNKVVRKIAHSINLDDISKGSSQNIIELDDNIAFLPLICSESTLAKNHLSLSSYSKYRFILNITNDSWFENTFGPYQHYMISRVKAMEFGLPVVRVANTGISAIINVYGDLVKTAQINTEAVIDGVIPPKLKNPTLYYVIHGYIIPAIFTFYAIFLILVFIFRKELRNE is encoded by the coding sequence ATGAACATTGCTAATTATTATATTTTGATATCACCGCTGCTTGGGTTGTCACTAACTCTTGCTTTTTTCCCTACTTCAGTATTTCCGTTTATCGTTTCGCTTGGTATTTTTGCTTTTATACTAAAAAAAATCAATGGAAATTTAAGACTTTTCCTTCATGGATTATTGTTTGGTTATGGATTTTTTATAATTCAAACTTATTGGATTCCTTTTTCTATATACAAAGCCAATATAAACATGGAGTGGGCTGTACCATTTTTATCATTACTTATTCCTATTCCATTTGCAGCATTGATAGGTATATTGGCAATATTAACAAAATATGTAAGACATAATAACATCATATATTCTATAAATTTTGCATTTTTATGGGTAATACTTGAATATAGTAGAAGTAATGTTTTTTTTCCATTTAAATGGGGGTTGCTTGGTTATACTGCAATATACGTTCCCTGGTTTAATAATATATTGGCTTATGTTGGCTCATATGGAGTAAGTTTTCTATTAGCACTTTTCTCAACAAGTTTATTTACCAAAAATAAAAGATTCATTATATCAAACATATTATTATGTGTGTGTGTGTGTATTATAGGTGAGCTCAGAAAAGAGGAAAAAAATAATGAATTAAAAGACGATCATGAGATTAAAATCAGATTAGTTCAACCCAATATACAGCAGCCACACTATGGTGATTCTGAGAAGCAGGCTTATATATTTGAAACATTATCGAAACTTACACTTTCTCCTGGCTTTGAAAGTATGCAATATATATTTTGGCCTGAAGCCTCATTTCCATATCCCATCATAGAAAACTCTAAGTGGCTTGATGTTTTAAAGAATTTTGTACCAATGGATAAAATAGAAAATTCTGCATTGATATTTGGTACAGACAGACTAGAAAAAAATGAAGAAAAATTACTAAGCTATAATTCATTAATTGCGCTTAATTACAAAGGTGAGATATTAGGATATTATGATAAAAGAATATTAGTTCCATTTGGTGAATACATGCCATATAAGAATACTAATAAGGTAGTGCGTAAAATTGCACATTCAATAAATCTTGATGATATTTCAAAGGGAAGCTCTCAGAATATTATCGAATTGGATGATAACATAGCTTTTCTACCTTTGATATGTTCTGAATCAACATTAGCTAAAAATCATCTGTCATTATCTTCTTATAGCAAATACAGATTTATATTGAATATTACTAATGACTCATGGTTTGAAAACACTTTTGGTCCATATCAACACTATATGATCTCTAGAGTAAAGGCCATGGAATTTGGTTTGCCTGTTGTAAGAGTAGCTAATACAGGTATCTCAGCCATAATAAATGTTTACGGAGATTTAGTAAAGACTGCGCAAATTAATACAGAAGCTGTTATAGATGGCGTTATACCACCTAAATTAAAAAATCCTACTCTATATTATGTGATACATGGGTATATAATTCCTGCTATTTTTACTTTCTATGCTATATTTTTGATTCTAGTCTTTATTTTTAGGAAAGAGCTACGTAATGAATAG